Proteins from a single region of Polynucleobacter sp. KF022:
- a CDS encoding FKBP-type peptidyl-prolyl cis-trans isomerase: protein MTKLTVLPNSYLTLNYRLTLPSGEDYINTFVDRPATVLMGSGQFAPCFEKVLLGLSVGEKKSALLAPEESFGERKEDLVQWVSLKALKEGRDDDVEFNPGDVIEFNAPGGAQYAGVLQSIDDEGAWFDFNHPLAGRPVTFEAEIVAIL from the coding sequence ATGACTAAGCTTACTGTTTTGCCTAACTCCTACTTGACTCTCAACTATCGACTCACTTTGCCTAGTGGGGAGGATTACATCAATACTTTTGTCGATCGACCTGCGACGGTTTTGATGGGGTCTGGCCAATTTGCTCCTTGTTTCGAAAAAGTTTTACTTGGTTTGAGTGTTGGCGAGAAAAAAAGTGCGCTACTTGCTCCTGAAGAAAGTTTTGGCGAGCGCAAAGAGGATTTAGTGCAATGGGTTTCTCTTAAAGCGCTAAAAGAGGGTCGCGATGACGACGTGGAATTTAATCCTGGAGATGTAATTGAGTTCAATGCCCCAGGGGGTGCTCAATATGCAGGTGTTTTGCAATCGATTGATGATGAGGGTGCGTGGTTTGATTTCAATCACCCTCTCGCGGGTAGGCCAGTAACTTTTGAAGCTGAGATTGTGGCAATTCTGTAA
- the radC gene encoding DNA repair protein RadC, whose protein sequence is MHSPITGWPKNEQPREKLRAKGAAALSDAELLAIFLRVGVKGKSAVALAKDLLHHFGSLPRLLASSPQELTQIHGMGLSKWSQIQAAYELVKRSLEDGLTQDPIFSSPNHVREFLQAKIGRLPHEVFLCLYLDSRLHLIECQELFRGSIAQTAIYPREILKEALAKNASALIVAHNHPSGNPLPSGADQELTKLLADALQLVDIQLLDHCIVSGSGFFSFSDAGLMGKANK, encoded by the coding sequence GTGCACTCCCCCATCACGGGCTGGCCCAAAAATGAGCAGCCCAGAGAAAAGCTTCGCGCAAAAGGAGCTGCGGCACTCTCCGATGCTGAACTACTGGCTATTTTTCTACGAGTGGGCGTCAAGGGGAAAAGTGCTGTAGCCCTCGCTAAGGACCTACTACATCACTTTGGGAGCCTTCCACGGCTACTGGCCAGCAGCCCTCAAGAATTAACCCAGATTCACGGCATGGGTCTATCTAAGTGGTCTCAAATTCAGGCGGCTTACGAGCTTGTGAAGCGAAGCTTGGAGGATGGTCTTACCCAGGACCCCATCTTTTCATCACCCAACCATGTTAGAGAGTTCTTGCAGGCCAAAATTGGCCGCCTCCCCCACGAGGTCTTTCTCTGTCTTTACTTAGATTCCCGCCTGCACCTTATTGAATGTCAGGAGCTTTTTAGGGGCTCCATTGCCCAAACTGCTATTTACCCCCGAGAGATCCTCAAAGAGGCCCTAGCAAAAAACGCCAGCGCCCTGATCGTGGCTCATAACCACCCTAGCGGCAATCCATTGCCTAGCGGAGCAGATCAAGAACTGACAAAGTTGCTCGCAGATGCACTCCAATTGGTAGATATTCAACTTTTGGATCACTGCATTGTGAGTGGTAGCGGTTTTTTCTCTTTTTCTGATGCAGGCCTTATGGGAAAAGCTAATAAATGA
- the rpmB gene encoding 50S ribosomal protein L28 has protein sequence MAKVCQVTGKKPMVGNNVSHANNKTKRRFLPNLQNRRFWVESENRWISLRLTNAGLRVIDKNGIDAVLSDLRARGEI, from the coding sequence ATGGCAAAAGTTTGCCAAGTCACTGGGAAGAAGCCGATGGTTGGCAACAATGTATCCCATGCAAACAATAAAACGAAGCGTCGCTTTTTGCCGAATTTGCAAAACCGTCGTTTCTGGGTTGAATCTGAAAACCGTTGGATTAGCTTGCGCTTAACCAATGCTGGTTTGCGCGTTATCGACAAGAACGGCATCGATGCTGTGTTGTCTGATCTCCGTGCACGTGGCGAAATTTAA
- the rpmG gene encoding 50S ribosomal protein L33: MAKGGREKIKLESSAGTGHFYTTSKNKRTKPEKMEIMKFDPTIRKHVAYKETKLK, encoded by the coding sequence ATGGCTAAAGGCGGCAGAGAAAAAATTAAGTTAGAGTCATCAGCAGGTACTGGTCACTTCTACACTACTTCAAAAAACAAGCGTACAAAGCCTGAGAAAATGGAAATCATGAAGTTCGATCCAACCATTCGCAAGCACGTTGCTTACAAAGAAACAAAGTTGAAGTAA
- a CDS encoding acyl-CoA desaturase yields MNTVSGFDLFLHWLANGYLDWSWWKIVVFTLIATHITIAAVTIFLHRCQAHRALDLHPIASHFFRLWLWLTTGMVTKEWAAIHRKHHAKCETVDDPHSPQVLGINTVLSRGAELYKKEAANQETLDKFGHGTPNDWIERNIYSKFSWQGVAIMLIVDVFLFGAIGLTVWAVQMLWIPITAAGVINGIGHYWGYRNFDCEDASTNIVPWGILIGGEELHNNHHTFATSAKLSNKWYEFDIGWMYIQIMSAVGLATVKKTPPKPVLSDLRPADQHTLEAIIANRYEIMARYSKTLRSFFSNEVQHMQVLAAHLSDARIWLAKDESRLTEREKLKLEELMASNAQLRKMIEMRRELQAIWSRSSSTKEQLLSQLHAWCQHAEESGLTSLREFSLRLRRYA; encoded by the coding sequence TTGAATACAGTTTCAGGTTTTGATTTATTCCTCCACTGGCTTGCCAATGGATATTTGGATTGGTCTTGGTGGAAGATCGTTGTTTTCACCCTGATAGCCACTCACATCACGATTGCTGCTGTCACTATTTTCTTGCACCGTTGCCAAGCACACCGTGCTTTAGATCTTCACCCTATTGCTTCTCATTTCTTCCGTTTATGGCTCTGGTTAACAACCGGTATGGTGACCAAAGAGTGGGCTGCGATTCATCGTAAGCATCATGCGAAATGTGAAACTGTAGATGATCCACATAGCCCTCAGGTTTTGGGAATCAACACAGTACTTTCTCGTGGTGCCGAGTTGTATAAAAAAGAAGCCGCCAATCAAGAGACTCTCGATAAGTTTGGGCATGGCACTCCAAATGACTGGATTGAGCGCAATATCTACTCTAAGTTTTCTTGGCAGGGCGTTGCGATCATGCTCATCGTCGATGTATTTTTATTTGGCGCGATCGGCCTAACAGTTTGGGCAGTCCAAATGTTGTGGATTCCAATCACTGCTGCTGGTGTGATTAATGGCATTGGTCACTACTGGGGCTATCGCAACTTCGATTGCGAAGATGCCTCCACAAATATTGTTCCCTGGGGAATTCTGATTGGCGGTGAAGAACTGCACAACAATCATCACACTTTTGCAACCAGCGCAAAGCTATCGAATAAATGGTACGAGTTCGACATCGGTTGGATGTATATCCAGATCATGAGTGCTGTTGGTTTAGCGACCGTGAAAAAGACTCCCCCTAAACCGGTGCTGAGTGATTTGCGTCCTGCCGACCAACATACGCTCGAAGCAATCATTGCAAATCGCTATGAAATCATGGCTCGCTATAGCAAGACATTGCGTAGTTTCTTTAGCAATGAAGTTCAACACATGCAGGTCTTAGCGGCACACTTAAGTGATGCTCGCATCTGGCTGGCTAAAGATGAGTCTCGTTTAACTGAGCGAGAGAAATTAAAGCTGGAAGAGTTAATGGCAAGCAACGCCCAATTGCGTAAGATGATTGAAATGCGTCGTGAGTTGCAAGCTATCTGGAGTCGCTCTTCATCTACCAAAGAGCAATTACTTTCTCAGTTGCACGCTTGGTGTCAGCATGCAGAAGAGAGTGGCTTAACTAGCTTACGTGAGTTCTCTTTGAGATTGCGTCGTTATGCTTAA
- a CDS encoding RsmB/NOP family class I SAM-dependent RNA methyltransferase: MSAERPPRRSGSRLAPHKSYAAKSKDPLRRPERRNASGNLIAPEGQKNFSNAKALPQHAIHLERLLPELLSFEQPADRVVSRYFREEKQLGNRDRALIAESAFAILRRKNEFSQFASSGEGSQARRLALLGLLSALSEGGLGSANRAESAIADLAHVLKAGEYEWLQRFATVDPAALNPLVRNNLPEWLWDAFGKYPGEDAREELAQSLMHSALLDLRANTMKTNREELLAQMNALGGRYQAIPTPYAPDGVRIMGKPALQNTAGFKAGMFEVQDEGSQLLAYLLAPKRGEMVVDFCAGAGGKTLAIGAIMRSTGRLYALDTSERRLANLKPRQARSGLSNVHPVWIDSENDAKIKRLAGKIDRVLVDAPCSGMGTLRRNPDLKWRQTPEGVLELNQKQMSILHSAARLLKPGGRLVYATCSLLPQENQAIAEDFLAKHPQFEVVPAAEVLKSLFPKEKLPLGCSPDNPWWQLWPHIHGTDGFFGAVFQKKAAVPTPESEKDEQKETKVKTKKAPKELK; encoded by the coding sequence ATGAGTGCAGAACGTCCACCCCGCAGATCTGGTAGCAGACTAGCGCCCCACAAAAGTTACGCAGCGAAATCGAAAGATCCATTGCGTCGCCCTGAGCGTCGCAATGCCAGCGGTAATTTAATTGCGCCTGAAGGCCAAAAGAATTTTTCCAATGCAAAAGCATTGCCACAACATGCAATTCATCTGGAGCGCTTGCTTCCAGAGCTGCTCAGTTTTGAGCAGCCGGCCGACCGAGTAGTCAGTCGTTATTTCAGAGAAGAGAAACAGCTTGGAAATCGTGACCGTGCTTTGATTGCGGAAAGTGCATTTGCGATTCTGCGTCGTAAAAATGAGTTCTCACAATTTGCCTCAAGCGGTGAAGGCTCGCAGGCTAGACGCTTAGCCCTATTAGGTTTGCTGTCCGCTTTGTCTGAAGGCGGTTTGGGTTCTGCCAACCGTGCTGAGAGCGCTATTGCCGATTTAGCCCATGTATTAAAAGCGGGTGAGTATGAATGGTTGCAACGTTTTGCAACAGTTGATCCTGCTGCTTTAAATCCTCTCGTTCGTAATAATTTGCCTGAGTGGTTGTGGGATGCGTTTGGTAAATATCCTGGTGAAGATGCTCGTGAAGAACTTGCGCAATCTTTAATGCATTCAGCGCTGTTAGATTTGCGTGCGAATACTATGAAAACCAATCGCGAGGAATTGCTCGCGCAGATGAATGCATTGGGTGGGCGCTATCAAGCAATTCCAACACCGTATGCGCCCGATGGTGTGCGCATTATGGGTAAGCCTGCATTGCAGAATACAGCTGGGTTTAAAGCAGGCATGTTTGAAGTGCAAGATGAAGGCAGTCAACTCTTGGCTTATCTGCTTGCACCAAAGCGCGGTGAAATGGTTGTGGACTTTTGCGCTGGTGCTGGGGGTAAGACTTTGGCAATTGGAGCCATCATGCGCTCTACAGGGCGCTTGTACGCTTTAGATACATCCGAGCGCCGTTTGGCGAACTTGAAGCCAAGACAAGCCCGTAGCGGCCTTTCTAACGTGCATCCAGTGTGGATTGATAGTGAGAATGACGCCAAGATCAAGCGCCTTGCCGGAAAGATTGATAGGGTTCTAGTAGATGCCCCTTGCAGTGGCATGGGTACTCTACGAAGAAATCCGGATTTGAAATGGCGCCAAACCCCAGAGGGCGTTTTGGAATTAAATCAAAAGCAAATGAGCATATTGCACTCGGCTGCCCGACTATTAAAGCCAGGTGGACGCCTAGTTTATGCAACCTGCAGCCTATTGCCTCAAGAGAATCAGGCGATTGCTGAGGATTTTCTGGCAAAACACCCGCAATTTGAGGTCGTTCCTGCTGCAGAAGTTCTTAAGTCATTGTTTCCAAAGGAAAAATTGCCTTTAGGGTGCAGCCCAGACAACCCATGGTGGCAGCTATGGCCACATATTCATGGAACAGACGGCTTTTTTGGTGCAGTTTTCCAAAAGAAAGCCGCTGTCCCAACCCCTGAATCCGAAAAAGACGAGCAAAAAGAGACTAAGGTCAAAACCAAGAAGGCTCCTAAAGAACTAAAATAA
- the purN gene encoding phosphoribosylglycinamide formyltransferase, translating to MPSIVTLISGRGSNFEAIVKTAQKEQWPVTFAGVIANHSAAKGLDFARSQGIPAFAIEHKEHATRESFDAALIQQIDALGADLVVLAGFMRILTPGFIRHFEGRLINIHPALLPAFPGLHTHERALEAGVKEHGATVHFVNEGVDEGPIICQASVPVLEGDNADTLAARVLTAEHQIYPRAVKWFLDGRLRIEGNQVKLQPPESQFFKL from the coding sequence ATGCCTTCTATCGTTACCTTAATCTCGGGCCGCGGATCTAATTTCGAGGCCATCGTCAAAACCGCTCAAAAAGAGCAATGGCCAGTCACTTTTGCCGGGGTAATAGCGAATCACTCAGCGGCTAAGGGCCTTGATTTTGCTCGCTCGCAGGGCATCCCAGCATTTGCAATCGAGCACAAAGAACACGCTACCCGTGAGTCTTTCGATGCAGCCCTCATTCAGCAGATCGATGCCTTGGGGGCGGATTTAGTGGTTCTTGCCGGATTTATGAGAATTTTGACCCCTGGATTTATCCGTCATTTTGAGGGTCGCTTAATCAATATCCACCCAGCCCTGCTGCCCGCCTTCCCAGGTTTACATACCCATGAGCGGGCCTTAGAGGCTGGAGTCAAGGAGCATGGCGCTACTGTCCACTTTGTGAATGAGGGCGTAGATGAGGGGCCGATTATTTGTCAGGCCTCAGTTCCAGTGCTTGAGGGGGACAATGCAGATACCTTGGCAGCTCGAGTTTTGACTGCTGAGCATCAAATTTACCCGCGGGCCGTAAAATGGTTCCTTGATGGACGATTGCGAATTGAAGGTAATCAAGTGAAGTTACAACCCCCGGAGTCGCAATTTTTTAAATTATGA
- a CDS encoding bifunctional riboflavin kinase/FAD synthetase — protein sequence MNVFRGPTQFSAGPACALTIGNFDGVHRGHRALLKELVDGAKNRGLVSCVMTFEPHPKEFFSPEQAPPRILNLRDKLAALADLGIDRVVVEHFNAAFAKLTPEEFVSEIIVKRLNAKWILIGDDFCYGAKRAGNFASLKAAGENYGFEVSSIQTIQEDGERISSSALRAALASGDMQLAEKLLGRPYGISGHVIHGQQLGRQLGFPTLNLAVANHLHHRKPATTGIFTAQVLGLGDKPLPAVASLGVRPTVEDEGRVLLETHIFDYNADVYGKIITVELLEKIRDEAKYPDLETLTQAIAADAAHARNYFQKKAYV from the coding sequence GTGAACGTATTCCGTGGCCCCACCCAGTTTTCTGCAGGACCTGCTTGTGCCCTAACCATCGGTAATTTCGATGGCGTGCACAGGGGTCATCGCGCCCTGCTCAAGGAACTTGTCGATGGCGCCAAGAATCGAGGCTTGGTCAGCTGCGTCATGACCTTTGAGCCGCATCCAAAAGAATTTTTCTCCCCAGAACAAGCACCACCCCGCATTCTGAATTTACGTGACAAATTGGCAGCGCTTGCTGATCTCGGAATTGATCGGGTGGTTGTTGAGCATTTCAATGCCGCTTTTGCAAAGCTCACCCCAGAAGAATTTGTTTCTGAAATTATTGTTAAACGCCTGAATGCCAAATGGATTTTGATTGGCGATGATTTTTGCTACGGCGCAAAACGCGCAGGCAACTTTGCCAGCTTAAAAGCTGCTGGTGAAAATTATGGTTTTGAAGTGTCTAGCATTCAAACGATTCAAGAAGATGGTGAGCGTATTTCTAGCTCCGCTCTACGTGCCGCCCTTGCAAGTGGCGATATGCAGCTTGCTGAAAAATTATTGGGTCGCCCCTACGGAATCTCTGGTCACGTTATTCATGGTCAACAGCTCGGTCGTCAATTAGGGTTTCCAACTTTAAACTTAGCTGTTGCCAATCACTTGCATCATCGCAAACCAGCAACAACAGGAATCTTCACTGCACAAGTTTTAGGCCTGGGTGATAAACCTCTGCCAGCAGTGGCTAGCCTAGGCGTCAGGCCCACAGTGGAAGATGAAGGCAGAGTATTGCTAGAGACTCATATCTTTGATTACAACGCGGATGTATACGGAAAAATCATTACCGTAGAACTCTTAGAAAAAATCCGCGATGAGGCGAAGTACCCAGACCTCGAAACCCTTACACAAGCGATTGCAGCAGATGCAGCGCATGCCAGAAATTATTTCCAGAAAAAAGCTTATGTCTGA
- the ileS gene encoding isoleucine--tRNA ligase, producing MSEKENSYPVNLLDTSFPMRGDLAKREPQWVAGWQKNRLYEKIRAAHANQPKFILHDGPPYANGDIHIGHAVNKILKDMIVKSRWLMGFDSVYVPGWDCHGMPIEIQIEKEFGKNLPTAEVQSKARAYAHVQVEKQKKDFERLGVLGDWNNPYLTMNFRNEADEIRALGKIWEKGYVFRGLKPVNWCFDCGSALAEAEVEYQDKTDPTVDVGFAFDDAQRPQLAKAFGLSELPNKPGQIVIWTTTPWTIPANQAMNVHPELTYALVDVGDKLLILAKDRVETCLQDYGLEGKVIATCQGVQLANISFWHPLAPLHEGYKRLSPIYTAEYVTLDTGTGIVHSAPAYGEEDFKSCKANKLADKDILNPVMGNGVYASWLPLFANEYIWKANPKIVEAMREAGSLLRDKTYTHSYMHCWRHKSPIIYRATSQWFASMDKKPSDGKASLRETALAGIENTEFFPAWGKQRLNSMIANRPDWTLSRQRQWGVPMAFFVHKESGEPHPRTVELLEEIAKRVEKEGIEAWQKLEVAELLGEEAAQYEKNRDTLDVWFDSGTTHWHVIRGSHRDELLTTDAETPNGRLADLYLEGSDQHRGWFHSSLLTGAMLDGKPPYKALLTHGFTVDGQGRKMSKSVGNVIAPQQVADKLGAEIIRLWVASTDYSGEMTISDEILKRVTESYRRIRNTLRFLLANLSDFDPSKHTMPAGQWLEIDRYAVALANALQNDVEAHYKAYEFQPAVARMLTFCSEDLGGFYLDILKDRLYTSAPDSPDRRAAQNALFHITRNLLKWLSPFLSFTAEEAWKDFPHGSGSKPAESIFMEEFGQFPEIAHADELLAKWSRIREIRSEVTKAIEVEREAGNVGSSLQAELTIKVGDVDFAILHSLEDDLRFVTITSSANIELSNEGLEVLVRGSQYKKCGRCWHHTKDVGSSADHPELCGRCISNLFGDGDHRLFA from the coding sequence ATGTCTGAAAAAGAAAACTCTTATCCCGTCAATCTATTAGATACCTCCTTTCCAATGCGAGGAGATCTAGCTAAGCGCGAACCACAGTGGGTAGCTGGCTGGCAAAAAAATAGGCTCTACGAAAAAATTCGTGCGGCCCACGCCAATCAACCGAAGTTCATCTTGCATGATGGCCCTCCATATGCAAACGGCGATATTCATATTGGTCATGCTGTTAATAAGATTCTGAAAGACATGATCGTGAAATCTCGCTGGCTCATGGGATTTGATTCTGTATATGTGCCGGGCTGGGATTGCCACGGTATGCCAATTGAAATTCAGATAGAAAAAGAGTTTGGTAAGAATCTACCAACTGCAGAGGTTCAATCCAAAGCTCGTGCATATGCTCATGTTCAAGTAGAGAAACAAAAGAAAGATTTTGAACGTTTAGGCGTTCTGGGAGATTGGAATAACCCCTATCTCACCATGAACTTCCGCAATGAGGCAGATGAAATCCGCGCTCTTGGGAAGATCTGGGAAAAGGGCTATGTCTTCCGTGGATTAAAGCCGGTGAACTGGTGTTTTGATTGCGGCTCTGCACTCGCAGAGGCTGAAGTGGAATATCAAGATAAAACTGATCCAACGGTTGATGTTGGCTTTGCATTTGATGATGCACAACGTCCACAACTAGCAAAAGCCTTTGGACTTAGTGAGCTACCTAATAAGCCCGGTCAGATCGTTATTTGGACAACAACACCTTGGACAATTCCTGCCAACCAAGCAATGAATGTTCACCCAGAGCTCACTTATGCGCTGGTCGATGTTGGGGATAAATTATTAATCCTCGCAAAAGATCGCGTTGAAACTTGTTTGCAAGACTATGGCCTTGAAGGCAAAGTGATCGCTACTTGTCAAGGCGTTCAGTTAGCAAATATTTCTTTCTGGCACCCATTAGCACCTTTGCATGAAGGCTACAAGCGCCTATCCCCAATCTATACAGCTGAATATGTCACACTCGATACGGGTACCGGCATTGTTCACTCCGCACCCGCATACGGCGAGGAAGACTTTAAATCCTGCAAAGCCAATAAGCTTGCTGACAAAGATATCCTGAATCCTGTCATGGGTAATGGTGTGTATGCATCTTGGTTGCCGCTATTTGCAAATGAATATATTTGGAAAGCGAACCCCAAGATTGTTGAAGCCATGCGTGAAGCAGGTAGTCTCTTACGCGATAAAACGTATACGCACTCATACATGCATTGCTGGCGCCATAAGTCTCCCATTATTTATCGCGCTACCTCACAGTGGTTTGCGAGCATGGATAAGAAACCCTCTGATGGCAAAGCCAGCTTGCGTGAGACTGCACTAGCAGGTATTGAGAACACTGAGTTCTTCCCTGCCTGGGGCAAGCAACGCTTAAACAGCATGATTGCTAATCGTCCTGACTGGACTTTGTCACGTCAGCGCCAATGGGGCGTACCAATGGCTTTCTTTGTACACAAGGAAAGTGGTGAGCCACATCCGCGTACCGTTGAACTACTTGAAGAAATCGCTAAGCGTGTAGAAAAAGAAGGTATAGAAGCTTGGCAGAAACTAGAAGTTGCCGAGTTATTGGGTGAAGAAGCGGCTCAATACGAAAAAAACCGTGACACCTTAGACGTTTGGTTTGATTCCGGCACAACGCATTGGCATGTCATTCGTGGCTCACACCGTGATGAGCTGTTAACTACTGACGCTGAAACACCAAATGGTCGCTTAGCTGACTTATACCTCGAAGGCTCAGACCAACATCGTGGCTGGTTCCACTCCTCTTTGCTTACTGGCGCCATGCTCGATGGCAAACCGCCATACAAAGCGCTCTTGACTCACGGCTTCACTGTGGATGGTCAAGGACGCAAGATGAGTAAGTCTGTGGGCAATGTGATCGCACCTCAACAAGTAGCGGATAAGCTTGGTGCAGAAATTATTCGTCTTTGGGTGGCTTCTACCGACTACTCAGGCGAGATGACCATTTCAGATGAAATTCTGAAACGCGTGACTGAGAGCTATCGTCGCATTCGAAATACCTTACGCTTCTTGTTGGCTAACCTGTCAGATTTTGATCCTAGCAAGCACACCATGCCTGCAGGCCAATGGCTCGAGATTGACCGCTATGCTGTTGCGCTTGCTAATGCATTGCAGAATGATGTGGAAGCCCATTACAAGGCATATGAATTCCAGCCTGCAGTTGCACGCATGCTGACTTTCTGCTCTGAAGACTTAGGTGGCTTCTACTTAGATATTCTGAAGGATCGTCTCTACACCAGCGCGCCAGACTCCCCTGATCGCCGTGCAGCGCAGAACGCTCTATTCCATATCACTCGCAATCTCTTGAAGTGGCTATCTCCATTCCTCTCCTTCACTGCAGAAGAAGCCTGGAAAGACTTCCCACATGGCTCAGGAAGCAAGCCTGCTGAATCCATCTTTATGGAAGAGTTTGGCCAGTTCCCAGAAATTGCTCATGCCGATGAATTACTCGCCAAATGGAGTCGCATTCGCGAAATTCGCTCCGAGGTCACAAAAGCAATTGAAGTGGAACGGGAGGCTGGTAATGTCGGCTCATCCCTGCAGGCTGAATTGACAATCAAAGTTGGTGATGTTGACTTTGCAATACTGCATTCTCTTGAAGATGACTTACGCTTTGTCACTATCACCTCTAGCGCCAATATTGAACTGAGCAATGAAGGCTTAGAGGTATTGGTGCGCGGCAGCCAGTATAAAAAGTGTGGTCGTTGCTGGCATCACACCAAAGACGTAGGAAGCAGCGCTGATCATCCAGAATTATGTGGTCGCTGTATTAGCAACCTATTTGGCGATGGCGATCACCGCCTCTTTGCTTAA
- the lspA gene encoding signal peptidase II, translating into MKSLALLRYLAIAVIVLLLDQLSKWSALSNLQMGVPEPVLPFMNWLLLFNPGAAFSFLAEGSGWQRWFFTILGLAASIYIIWLLYQSQSDKLLCIALSLILGGALGNVLDRVMYGAVVDFIDLYYANWHWPAFNIADSAICIGAALIIWGELRKSFGKSPQSH; encoded by the coding sequence ATGAAAAGCCTTGCTCTTCTTCGCTATCTTGCAATCGCCGTTATCGTGCTCTTGCTGGATCAATTGAGCAAGTGGTCGGCGCTAAGTAATTTACAAATGGGTGTACCTGAACCAGTTCTGCCTTTTATGAACTGGCTACTACTCTTTAATCCAGGCGCAGCGTTTTCATTTCTAGCAGAGGGTTCAGGCTGGCAACGCTGGTTTTTTACCATTCTTGGTTTAGCGGCATCGATTTACATTATTTGGCTGCTATATCAAAGCCAAAGCGACAAACTGCTTTGCATAGCCCTGAGCCTCATCTTGGGCGGAGCCTTAGGCAACGTCCTAGATCGGGTCATGTATGGGGCTGTAGTGGACTTTATTGACCTGTATTACGCTAATTGGCATTGGCCAGCATTCAATATCGCTGATAGTGCTATCTGTATTGGTGCCGCCCTCATCATATGGGGCGAATTACGCAAGTCATTTGGCAAATCCCCTCAATCCCATTAA
- the coaBC gene encoding bifunctional phosphopantothenoylcysteine decarboxylase/phosphopantothenate--cysteine ligase CoaBC, whose protein sequence is MQSLLNKKIVLGISGGIAAYKAPELARQLMQEGASVQVVMTEAAQQFVTPVTMQALTGNPVYLSQWDSTIPNNMAHIELSRSADAILIAPASADLMAKLSLGLADDLLTTLCLARDCPLLLTPAMNKQMWDHAATQRSAQRLAADGVTLLGPASGFQACGEVGMGRMLEPVEITEQVIAFFQKKSLAGKKVLITAGPTFEAIDPVRGITNHSSGKMGFAIARAAVEAGAQVHLIAGPCDLETPLLATGQIIRTNVVSAKEMHAATINANDCDVFFAVAAVADWGIAKPAKEKIKRQGNQAPNLEFVANPDILLDVAKSVKSKSGKPYPYCVGFAAESNDLEKHADEKRMRKGVPMIVGNIGPDTFGSDLNQLIVIDASGSKKIAKAEKLQLARQLIQLVAKKI, encoded by the coding sequence ATGCAATCACTTTTAAATAAGAAGATCGTTCTCGGAATCTCTGGCGGTATTGCAGCCTATAAGGCTCCAGAGCTTGCACGCCAATTAATGCAAGAAGGCGCATCAGTACAAGTTGTGATGACTGAAGCCGCGCAACAATTTGTAACGCCAGTGACCATGCAAGCGCTCACTGGTAATCCGGTGTATCTGAGTCAATGGGATAGCACCATTCCCAATAATATGGCTCACATTGAGTTATCACGTTCAGCAGATGCGATTTTGATTGCGCCAGCTAGTGCTGATCTAATGGCCAAGCTTTCTTTGGGTTTGGCTGACGACTTATTAACTACTCTATGCCTCGCGAGAGATTGCCCGCTTCTGCTAACCCCCGCAATGAATAAGCAGATGTGGGATCATGCAGCAACCCAAAGAAGCGCGCAAAGACTGGCGGCCGATGGCGTTACCTTGTTGGGACCAGCCAGTGGCTTTCAGGCGTGCGGTGAAGTCGGTATGGGTCGCATGCTCGAGCCTGTAGAAATTACCGAACAAGTCATTGCCTTCTTCCAGAAAAAATCTTTAGCTGGTAAAAAAGTATTGATTACTGCTGGCCCTACTTTTGAAGCGATTGATCCAGTACGTGGCATTACTAATCACAGCTCAGGAAAGATGGGTTTTGCAATTGCAAGGGCCGCTGTTGAGGCTGGTGCTCAAGTGCACCTTATTGCTGGCCCCTGCGATCTCGAGACGCCACTATTGGCAACGGGTCAAATTATCCGCACTAACGTAGTTAGCGCAAAAGAAATGCATGCGGCCACAATCAATGCAAATGACTGCGATGTCTTCTTTGCAGTCGCCGCTGTTGCTGACTGGGGAATCGCAAAACCAGCCAAAGAGAAAATAAAACGTCAAGGCAATCAAGCGCCAAACCTAGAGTTTGTAGCAAACCCTGACATTCTGCTAGATGTTGCCAAATCGGTGAAGAGCAAGAGTGGCAAGCCTTACCCTTATTGCGTTGGCTTTGCTGCCGAATCAAATGACCTAGAGAAGCATGCTGATGAAAAGCGTATGCGTAAAGGCGTCCCCATGATTGTCGGTAATATTGGCCCAGATACTTTTGGCAGCGACCTCAATCAATTAATTGTTATTGACGCTAGTGGCAGCAAGAAAATTGCCAAAGCAGAAAAACTGCAATTAGCACGCCAACTCATTCAGTTAGTTGCCAAGAAAATTTAA